A stretch of Pseudomonadota bacterium DNA encodes these proteins:
- a CDS encoding diguanylate cyclase, translating into MTGLTELPNLHDAVLREEDGGLQEALGSIFAIVSFTPEGRVLAYNDTFATVMGLEGNEAVGQRHASFCLPGFCQSVEYQEMWTSLAGGEPRSGVVHRLSATGEDVWLRAVYAPVRDAQGTVVKVVKYAMDVTAEQNQLVQARQEAHAVSERFGVICFSPEGVVQSYNDNYAVATGYAPGELVGQHHRVFCPPEVVNSPDYAQWWARLANGESLQGEYLRQTKQGQELWIRAVYAPVRDRNGKVVRVIKYATDITAEKQMTRQLQAALYEVRELSLKDALTGLANRRHFEERFAEVWASAIQHKNPVGLVMVDVDHFKQLNDAAGHQEGDRYLISVANALQASVRREDLAARYGGEEFAVLLTGPSDADMWRIAHRLHCCVRELALPHPGLAPGRTVTASAGVAIADPLEGDKPESLIRIADEALYRAKAQGRDRTVVGQRSGRLAAAS; encoded by the coding sequence GTGACCGGTCTTACAGAGCTTCCAAATCTCCATGATGCAGTGTTGAGGGAAGAGGACGGAGGGCTTCAGGAGGCGCTCGGCAGCATCTTTGCGATCGTCAGCTTTACCCCCGAAGGAAGGGTGCTCGCCTACAACGATACCTTCGCCACTGTGATGGGCCTCGAGGGAAACGAGGCAGTGGGCCAGCGCCACGCGAGCTTTTGCTTGCCTGGGTTTTGCCAATCAGTGGAGTACCAGGAGATGTGGACATCGTTGGCTGGCGGTGAGCCACGCAGTGGTGTCGTGCATCGGCTCTCAGCTACGGGCGAGGACGTTTGGCTGCGCGCGGTGTACGCGCCTGTCCGTGATGCGCAAGGTACTGTCGTCAAGGTTGTCAAGTACGCCATGGACGTGACCGCAGAGCAAAACCAGCTTGTGCAGGCGCGACAAGAAGCGCACGCCGTCAGTGAGCGGTTTGGCGTGATCTGTTTCAGTCCGGAGGGAGTCGTCCAGTCCTACAACGACAACTACGCGGTTGCGACGGGCTACGCACCTGGGGAGCTGGTCGGGCAGCATCACCGTGTGTTCTGTCCGCCCGAGGTGGTGAATTCGCCGGATTACGCGCAGTGGTGGGCGAGGCTTGCGAACGGCGAGTCGTTGCAAGGCGAGTATCTGAGGCAAACCAAGCAAGGCCAGGAGTTGTGGATTCGTGCTGTTTATGCGCCGGTCAGGGACCGAAACGGCAAGGTGGTACGAGTCATCAAGTACGCGACGGACATCACCGCGGAAAAGCAGATGACCCGCCAGCTTCAGGCCGCGTTGTACGAAGTGCGTGAGCTGTCACTGAAGGACGCCTTGACGGGTCTCGCGAACAGGCGTCACTTCGAAGAGCGCTTCGCAGAGGTGTGGGCGAGTGCGATTCAGCACAAGAATCCCGTCGGCCTGGTGATGGTCGATGTCGATCACTTCAAGCAGCTCAATGATGCGGCCGGCCACCAGGAGGGCGACCGCTACCTGATATCGGTCGCGAACGCACTGCAGGCGAGCGTGCGTCGAGAAGACCTGGCAGCGCGCTACGGCGGCGAAGAGTTTGCGGTGCTCCTCACCGGGCCGAGTGATGCGGACATGTGGCGAATTGCGCATCGACTGCACTGTTGCGTGCGAGAGCTCGCGCTGCCACATCCAGGCCTCGCTCCGGGAAGAACTGTAACGGCAAGCGCAGGAGTGGCGATCGCGGACCCGCTTGAAGGCGACAAGCCTGAGTCCCTCATCCGCATTGCCGACGAGGCGCTCTACCGCGCCAAGGCCCAGGGGCGCGATCGCACCGTGGTGGGTCAACGCTCGGGAAGACTTGCCGCCGCCTCGTGA
- a CDS encoding S41 family peptidase, with protein sequence MTNLLSITLLLGLCSMSALAQAPMSSEEKSEVIDKIQRLIASDYVFPDEVDRVNGALEELNVAGRYDEVTTGEAFARALTDDLLAITNDKHYKVGYRPELVASRRAAQEQARAGDADVADEAEAIDWDRWYARQENFGFRRVDVLEGNVGYIRLTFFHPFDWMRATTDAAMAFVADTDALIIDLTENGGGYSPSDSYLGSYFVDPEPVLWSTSYTRPTDEKTSTYTFQDVGAPRYLDRPVIILVSAETFSLGEHFAYAMKHFDKAEIIGQVSAGAANGISFRLVDDNFVIQIPAQQTVNPVTKTNWEAIGVRPDIETSREDALSTAHLLALDRLIATAKHDRVIKRYEKIRAATGN encoded by the coding sequence ATGACTAATCTGCTATCGATCACCCTGTTGCTCGGCTTGTGCTCGATGTCAGCCCTTGCGCAAGCACCTATGTCGAGCGAAGAAAAATCGGAAGTGATTGACAAGATCCAGAGGCTGATCGCGTCGGACTACGTGTTCCCCGACGAGGTGGACCGGGTCAATGGGGCCCTGGAAGAGTTGAACGTCGCGGGTCGGTACGATGAGGTCACTACCGGCGAGGCCTTCGCGCGGGCACTGACGGATGATCTCTTGGCAATCACCAACGATAAGCACTACAAAGTCGGCTACAGGCCGGAGCTTGTCGCGTCGCGACGGGCGGCGCAAGAGCAGGCGAGGGCTGGCGATGCCGACGTCGCTGATGAGGCCGAGGCCATCGACTGGGATCGATGGTACGCACGTCAAGAGAATTTTGGATTCAGGCGCGTGGACGTGCTCGAGGGCAACGTCGGGTACATCAGACTCACGTTCTTCCATCCCTTCGATTGGATGCGCGCGACGACCGATGCGGCGATGGCGTTCGTTGCCGACACCGATGCACTGATCATCGATCTCACCGAGAACGGTGGCGGCTACAGCCCGTCCGACAGCTACCTCGGGAGCTACTTCGTCGATCCCGAGCCGGTGTTATGGTCGACCAGCTACACTCGCCCCACGGATGAGAAAACCTCGACGTACACCTTCCAAGACGTCGGCGCGCCGCGCTACCTCGATCGGCCGGTCATCATTCTAGTGAGCGCGGAGACGTTTTCGCTCGGCGAGCATTTCGCCTACGCGATGAAGCACTTCGACAAGGCGGAGATCATCGGTCAGGTCAGCGCCGGTGCCGCGAACGGGATCAGTTTCCGTCTGGTCGACGACAACTTCGTCATTCAAATACCGGCTCAGCAGACGGTCAACCCCGTCACCAAGACGAACTGGGAAGCGATCGGCGTGCGGCCAGACATTGAGACGAGCCGAGAGGATGCTCTGTCGACAGCCCATCTGCTCGCGCTCGATCGGCTCATCGCGACCGCCAAACACGATCGCGTCATCAAGCGATACGAGAAGATCAGGGCCGCGACCGGTAACTGA
- a CDS encoding SDR family NAD(P)-dependent oxidoreductase has protein sequence MSISKTAVITGSTGGIGGEIATLLAAEGWDLALINRSSDKSESQRRGLGAAFPDVDVRAYHADLTQITQIREAAEEVRTAHPRIDALYNVSGVLASSPSIGRSGHDAHYAVNVLAGYVLTQLLRPALVRGEGEAPTMVSTMSSSAIKAVKWLDVAQLSRPEQFGLFGAYAASKMALTIMGTAMADGLRRDNILIRSVDPGPTRTSMTAGGDGMPLVLRWLAPLLFSPPDKQAAKVVFATDPERFDGRTGILVANRKEQPLPSLVTDPDVQAALMDKLERDAA, from the coding sequence ATGTCCATTTCAAAGACGGCAGTCATTACCGGGTCAACTGGCGGTATCGGCGGGGAGATCGCCACCCTGCTCGCCGCCGAGGGATGGGACCTGGCGCTCATCAACCGTTCGTCCGACAAATCCGAGAGCCAGCGACGGGGGCTGGGAGCCGCCTTCCCAGACGTCGATGTCCGTGCGTATCACGCGGATCTCACGCAGATCACCCAGATTCGGGAAGCGGCTGAGGAAGTTCGTACTGCACATCCGAGGATTGACGCGCTTTACAACGTCTCCGGCGTGTTGGCGTCATCGCCCAGTATTGGGCGTAGCGGACATGACGCCCACTACGCGGTGAACGTATTAGCAGGCTACGTGTTAACGCAGCTGCTGCGACCGGCGTTAGTCCGTGGGGAAGGAGAGGCGCCCACGATGGTGAGCACCATGTCCTCCTCAGCTATCAAGGCCGTAAAATGGCTGGATGTTGCCCAACTGTCACGGCCTGAGCAGTTTGGCCTATTCGGTGCTTATGCAGCGTCGAAGATGGCACTGACGATCATGGGCACCGCCATGGCCGACGGTCTTCGGCGTGACAACATTCTGATTCGCTCGGTGGACCCTGGGCCAACGCGAACCTCCATGACGGCTGGTGGCGATGGAATGCCCCTGGTGCTCCGGTGGTTGGCACCGTTGCTGTTCAGTCCACCAGACAAGCAAGCCGCAAAGGTGGTGTTCGCGACCGACCCTGAGAGGTTCGATGGTCGCACGGGCATACTGGTCGCCAACCGCAAGGAGCAGCCCCTCCCCTCGTTGGTGACTGATCCTGACGTTCAGGCCGCGCTTATGGACAAGCTGGAGCGCGACGCCGCCTGA
- a CDS encoding AraC family transcriptional regulator ligand-binding domain-containing protein has translation MSADPVLSLARYSLRCGMPRDRIESLIGVSLGALNPGNPLPAIAGPTLFAQVLEEGLGVAPAIEVAQGAPFSFFSGLEGAVQLAPTGRAGLQALVSYFDLFHNGLIAALDETKTYTRFSIRFPGIEFDNGCCNEVVMGVLVRLMRSVFRADGQPHEVRLRFDRNGVRTAYEDFFQAPVRFHCEDQSYSLVWRKSNVEHHRSAHEHAAFRKALGQLEQRAARRQSGSEVADFMELVSAVNVCANMGFFSVERAATKAGMGGRTAQRVAQRQGTSVGKLIERARLRLLREQVMRDPTTSAEDLSGISGFSDSRALRRAIKSWTGQPLVEFRIAPYAGTTGE, from the coding sequence GTGAGCGCCGATCCGGTGCTCAGCCTCGCTCGGTACTCCCTGCGCTGCGGCATGCCAAGGGATCGCATTGAGAGTCTGATCGGCGTATCGCTGGGTGCTTTGAACCCAGGGAATCCTCTGCCGGCGATCGCCGGACCTACCCTATTCGCACAGGTGCTCGAGGAAGGACTTGGCGTTGCGCCCGCGATTGAGGTGGCCCAGGGCGCGCCCTTTAGCTTCTTTTCCGGGCTAGAAGGAGCCGTTCAGCTCGCCCCAACGGGGCGCGCTGGGCTCCAGGCGCTAGTCTCTTACTTCGATCTCTTTCACAACGGCTTGATTGCCGCGCTCGACGAAACCAAGACCTACACGCGCTTCTCGATCAGGTTCCCTGGCATCGAGTTCGACAACGGCTGCTGCAACGAGGTGGTAATGGGCGTACTCGTGCGTCTTATGCGTTCGGTGTTTCGCGCCGATGGGCAACCGCACGAAGTGCGCCTACGCTTCGACCGCAACGGCGTGCGCACCGCCTACGAGGACTTCTTTCAAGCACCCGTTCGCTTTCACTGCGAAGATCAGAGCTACTCCTTGGTGTGGCGAAAATCGAATGTGGAGCACCACCGCAGCGCGCACGAGCATGCAGCTTTCCGCAAGGCCTTAGGGCAACTCGAGCAAAGAGCAGCCCGGCGGCAGAGCGGTTCCGAGGTAGCCGACTTCATGGAGCTGGTCAGTGCTGTCAACGTGTGCGCCAACATGGGCTTTTTCAGCGTGGAGCGCGCGGCCACCAAGGCAGGAATGGGTGGTCGCACGGCACAAAGGGTCGCCCAACGCCAGGGTACGAGCGTTGGCAAGCTCATCGAGCGAGCGCGCCTTAGACTGCTGCGTGAGCAGGTGATGCGAGATCCGACGACAAGCGCTGAGGACCTCTCGGGCATTAGCGGCTTCTCTGACTCACGCGCTCTACGCCGCGCCATCAAGTCGTGGACGGGACAGCCGTTGGTCGAGTTTCGCATCGCCCCCTATGCAGGCACCACGGGTGAATAG
- a CDS encoding SPFH domain-containing protein — MEHAPEDDALRRHVEFSGTLLPALLLASALVCLAVAMWSRHHTATAAAAWLGLQALLFLELRYRLAASVTDHHAAGSGAFVPPAFLSSALVLWLLLTSCVGLGYNAPTRPFDGGKSAVAIATLAAFVGLSFALANYFERKSASDLLQAKRLASWCRASIWLTTTALLFSLLLATGIVQTQKAIVQGLMLSSLLPVLEWLVRTLAHEDGRASLVGDVRGIPLLFGRLNPVRSLFAAIERATAVDVRSTWALTCIRRLFAPLAVALALVLWLSSSLVTVGVLQSGVRERFGASVLEEALAAGLHLKAPWPIEEIRQVETARVRSIPLGYVGPMEGASLLWTRAHAQEEYSLLLGDGRDLVTFNASLQYRVLDAWSWRYETQNPEKGLRIAAEQALLSATVSRSLDEVLSDNTTVLAQQIEEAIRQRVKQYGVGAQIMGLSLQGLHPPVSVAEDYQAVVSAQHERQIEVLASLQYEIETVHAAQVAALERLADAKAAAVARVASARGAAKTFRQLQAVHALAPTAFEQHHRLRALEALVRDRPFAVIDERIERDGGVLWFEN; from the coding sequence ATGGAACACGCGCCCGAAGATGATGCGCTTCGCCGGCATGTCGAGTTTTCCGGCACGCTGCTGCCCGCCCTTCTTCTCGCGAGTGCCCTGGTTTGCCTGGCGGTGGCAATGTGGTCGAGACATCACACGGCAACGGCTGCCGCCGCATGGTTGGGCCTACAGGCACTGCTCTTCCTAGAGCTCAGGTATCGGCTTGCCGCTAGCGTGACGGACCATCACGCCGCTGGCTCAGGCGCGTTCGTACCACCGGCGTTTCTCAGCTCGGCGCTAGTTCTGTGGTTGCTGCTAACGAGTTGTGTTGGCCTCGGTTACAATGCTCCGACGAGGCCTTTTGACGGCGGTAAGAGCGCCGTCGCCATCGCCACACTAGCGGCTTTCGTAGGTCTGAGTTTCGCACTCGCCAACTACTTCGAGCGTAAATCAGCGTCAGATCTGCTCCAAGCGAAGCGCTTGGCGAGTTGGTGCCGCGCGTCGATATGGTTGACTACGACTGCGCTGCTCTTCTCACTGCTACTGGCCACCGGAATAGTCCAGACTCAGAAAGCGATCGTGCAGGGGTTGATGCTCTCATCCCTGCTTCCCGTGCTCGAGTGGCTCGTGCGTACACTCGCCCACGAGGACGGGCGTGCATCGCTCGTCGGCGATGTTCGAGGGATACCCCTGCTGTTCGGTCGACTGAACCCTGTGCGGAGCCTGTTCGCTGCAATCGAGCGGGCGACCGCCGTGGACGTGAGGAGCACCTGGGCGCTCACGTGCATTCGGCGCCTATTCGCTCCGCTAGCAGTGGCGTTGGCCCTTGTGCTGTGGCTCTCGAGCAGCCTTGTGACGGTAGGTGTCTTGCAGAGCGGGGTGCGCGAGCGCTTCGGTGCATCAGTGCTGGAGGAGGCGCTCGCTGCTGGCTTGCACCTCAAAGCCCCCTGGCCCATCGAAGAGATTCGGCAGGTGGAGACTGCTCGTGTGCGATCGATTCCACTGGGCTATGTGGGCCCGATGGAGGGTGCCTCGCTTCTCTGGACCAGGGCACATGCGCAAGAGGAATACAGCCTTCTTCTCGGTGATGGCCGTGACCTTGTGACTTTCAACGCCTCGCTCCAGTACCGGGTGCTGGACGCTTGGTCGTGGCGCTATGAGACGCAAAACCCCGAAAAGGGGCTGCGCATAGCGGCGGAGCAGGCCTTGCTGAGTGCCACGGTCAGCCGTTCCTTGGATGAGGTGCTGTCCGACAACACGACAGTGCTAGCTCAGCAGATCGAAGAGGCGATCCGTCAGCGGGTGAAGCAGTACGGCGTGGGTGCGCAGATTATGGGGCTGTCGTTGCAGGGGCTGCACCCGCCCGTAAGCGTTGCGGAGGACTATCAAGCCGTGGTCAGCGCGCAACATGAACGCCAGATCGAGGTTCTGGCCAGCCTCCAGTATGAAATCGAGACCGTTCATGCGGCGCAGGTCGCAGCGCTCGAGAGGTTGGCCGATGCGAAGGCGGCGGCTGTGGCGAGGGTCGCCAGCGCACGCGGCGCGGCGAAGACCTTTCGACAGCTACAAGCGGTCCACGCGCTCGCCCCAACCGCCTTCGAGCAGCACCATCGGTTACGTGCCCTCGAGGCGCTGGTGAGGGACCGCCCCTTCGCAGTGATCGATGAACGAATCGAGCGGGACGGAGGGGTGCTGTGGTTCGAGAACTGA
- a CDS encoding protease modulator HflC codes for MSRGRTVLRYLVGGVCVVALLGSAIGYSVPQGHQAVVVRFGEVVRVTEQAGLHLKAPWPIERIVEIDARRRWLSTPPTELLTRDRKNIVLVTGAAWQTRDAVQFYRALGSLEQADEKINSLMVNAKIAVFGRYDLSALVSTDSEALQVERIERDVLEAVNEVSSSKYGVEVVHAGFQRVSLPEQNIVFVLEQMRAERRQFAARFRAQGSLQAAQVRSRADLEAARILSQAEEQAAQILGEAEAEAARIYVDAHRTNPDFYHFMRSLDSLARTLGRDAGVTLRTDSAPFELLISLEAGSGTKVHERGALTSVPARSALEPAEGGE; via the coding sequence ATGTCTCGCGGTCGGACGGTGCTGCGCTACCTGGTCGGTGGGGTCTGCGTGGTCGCGCTACTCGGGTCCGCCATCGGCTATAGCGTTCCGCAAGGGCATCAAGCCGTGGTGGTGCGCTTCGGTGAGGTGGTACGGGTGACTGAGCAGGCGGGCCTTCACCTCAAGGCTCCCTGGCCGATCGAGCGCATCGTGGAGATCGATGCCCGTCGCCGCTGGCTGTCGACGCCGCCAACGGAACTGCTGACCCGGGATCGCAAGAACATCGTGCTCGTGACCGGCGCGGCCTGGCAGACTCGCGATGCCGTGCAGTTCTATCGTGCACTGGGCTCGCTCGAGCAAGCCGATGAGAAAATCAACAGTCTCATGGTGAATGCTAAGATCGCGGTGTTCGGACGCTACGATCTGTCTGCCCTCGTCTCTACGGACTCCGAGGCCTTGCAGGTGGAGCGCATCGAGCGGGATGTGCTCGAGGCGGTGAACGAGGTTTCATCCAGCAAGTACGGCGTGGAAGTGGTGCACGCCGGATTCCAGCGAGTCTCGCTGCCAGAGCAGAACATTGTGTTCGTGCTGGAGCAGATGCGCGCCGAGCGTCGTCAGTTCGCAGCTCGATTCCGTGCGCAAGGGAGTCTGCAGGCAGCTCAGGTTAGGAGCAGGGCAGATCTCGAGGCCGCCCGGATTCTGTCGCAGGCCGAAGAGCAGGCGGCGCAGATACTCGGTGAGGCAGAGGCGGAGGCAGCCCGAATTTACGTCGATGCCCACCGCACTAACCCTGATTTCTATCACTTCATGAGATCGCTCGACAGCCTTGCCCGGACCTTAGGTCGCGACGCCGGTGTCACGCTGCGCACTGATTCAGCTCCCTTCGAGTTGCTCATCAGTCTGGAGGCAGGATCGGGCACCAAGGTGCACGAGCGTGGGGCGCTAACGTCCGTTCCAGCGAGGTCTGCGCTCGAACCCGCGGAGGGCGGCGAGTGA
- a CDS encoding protease modulator HflK, whose protein sequence is MSRASSLRRVDRGPKRRRSGADHELLLFLSPLTRLLGLAWQRMPLVVASFALLYAVSGISIIEADEVGIVLRFGAITRSSDGPVIHRPGMLLAYPKPFDEVIRVKVDRIETIVIDELALPRGQVRVRGAAGEDLAGAQEADGDPHGFEQRSSIVGYALTGDRNLAHAQLVARYRVSDPIERLLLASDAEDFLRSALRESMTRLAGGRHLDDLLGGGREQFARAVMRDAQSRLDKVRVGLELVSIELEHLSPPSAVEAAFDSVQSAYIEAQTLGREANVYAAQLVPAAKAQAQEIVSRARAASLALTSAARAESSAFAALLPSYQATPELVRQRLYREGLERALGGVGELKLVPPPGAGGYGGTRFLLSLPSGSASSATPSVRAVGDVDQAEPPRRESVAVESVPTEGSSL, encoded by the coding sequence GTGAGCCGAGCTAGTAGTCTGCGCCGGGTAGATCGTGGCCCGAAACGACGACGCTCCGGCGCCGATCACGAGCTTTTGCTGTTCCTCTCGCCGCTCACTCGGTTGCTTGGGTTGGCGTGGCAGCGAATGCCGCTTGTCGTCGCTTCCTTCGCGTTGCTCTACGCCGTCTCGGGGATCTCCATCATCGAGGCAGACGAGGTAGGGATCGTGCTTCGCTTTGGCGCGATTACCCGTTCCTCCGATGGCCCTGTGATTCATCGTCCAGGCATGTTGCTCGCCTATCCAAAGCCCTTCGACGAGGTTATCAGAGTCAAGGTCGATCGCATCGAGACGATCGTGATCGACGAACTCGCCCTACCGCGTGGGCAGGTCCGCGTGCGCGGCGCGGCGGGCGAGGATCTGGCGGGGGCCCAAGAAGCAGACGGCGACCCGCATGGGTTCGAACAGCGGTCATCTATCGTGGGCTATGCGCTCACGGGTGATCGCAACCTCGCCCATGCTCAGCTCGTTGCCCGTTACCGCGTGAGCGACCCCATCGAGCGCCTACTGTTGGCGTCTGACGCTGAGGACTTTCTCCGCTCAGCGCTGCGCGAGAGCATGACGAGGCTTGCGGGGGGCAGGCACCTCGATGACCTACTGGGTGGCGGGCGGGAGCAGTTCGCTCGGGCAGTGATGCGCGATGCCCAATCGAGGCTCGATAAGGTCCGTGTGGGCCTCGAGCTCGTAAGCATAGAGCTTGAACACCTCTCGCCCCCGAGCGCCGTCGAAGCGGCTTTCGACTCAGTACAAAGCGCCTACATCGAGGCCCAAACCCTGGGACGAGAGGCCAACGTTTACGCCGCTCAGTTGGTGCCGGCCGCGAAAGCACAGGCGCAGGAGATCGTCAGCCGCGCGCGCGCAGCGTCCCTTGCCTTGACCTCCGCCGCGCGAGCCGAGTCGAGTGCCTTCGCGGCCCTACTACCGTCCTACCAGGCGACGCCCGAGTTGGTGCGGCAACGGTTGTATCGCGAGGGCCTCGAGCGCGCGCTGGGGGGAGTTGGTGAGCTAAAGCTCGTGCCACCTCCTGGCGCCGGTGGTTATGGGGGCACGCGTTTCTTGCTGTCCCTACCTTCGGGGTCAGCGTCCTCGGCGACCCCATCCGTCCGCGCCGTGGGGGACGTGGACCAGGCCGAGCCCCCTCGGCGCGAAAGTGTTGCGGTCGAGTCGGTGCCGACCGAAGGCTCGAGCCTGTGA